The following proteins are co-located in the Pseudarthrobacter siccitolerans genome:
- a CDS encoding ABC transporter permease, with product MSSTVKHEEKGAAAAPARGGSGGLGGLLRLRELPVLVALVLLVLITYINNPLFLSPQGVKDLLLNATIIVILAAGQTLLIITRNIDLSVGSMLGLVAFGTGSIFVATPGLPIIVVLLLGMAFGALLGMFNGFLVTVAKVPALVITLGTLYVFRGLNNAWAGGKQYFAGDRPEAFGALSVDTVLGFPIITLLAIAVVAAVAVYMAGTRPGRDLYAIGSDPEAAKVLGIKVSQRVFLAFLANGALAGLAGVLYASRFNSVGATTGSGMELDVVAAAVVGGVAIFGGSGTVAGAALGALLLTTITSSLTALRVDKFWQQAIVGILILTAIVIDRLASLRTARKLRISEARNV from the coding sequence ATGAGTTCCACGGTCAAACACGAGGAAAAAGGTGCGGCGGCGGCACCCGCCCGAGGCGGCAGCGGCGGACTTGGCGGGCTGTTGCGCCTGCGTGAACTCCCCGTGCTGGTTGCGCTGGTGCTGCTGGTGCTCATCACCTACATCAACAACCCGCTGTTCCTGTCCCCGCAGGGAGTCAAGGACCTGCTCCTGAACGCCACCATCATCGTTATCCTGGCGGCCGGACAGACCCTGCTGATCATCACGCGCAACATCGACCTGTCCGTCGGTTCCATGCTGGGGCTGGTCGCCTTCGGCACCGGCTCCATCTTCGTTGCCACGCCCGGCCTGCCGATCATTGTGGTGCTGCTCCTCGGAATGGCCTTCGGCGCCCTGCTCGGCATGTTCAACGGGTTCCTGGTCACCGTGGCCAAGGTCCCGGCGCTGGTGATCACCCTCGGCACCCTTTACGTGTTCCGCGGGCTGAACAATGCCTGGGCCGGCGGAAAGCAGTACTTCGCCGGGGACCGGCCGGAAGCCTTCGGGGCGCTGTCCGTGGACACCGTGCTGGGCTTCCCGATCATCACCCTGCTGGCCATCGCCGTGGTGGCCGCCGTCGCCGTCTATATGGCAGGCACCCGCCCCGGCCGGGACCTGTACGCCATCGGCTCCGACCCCGAAGCGGCGAAAGTCCTGGGCATCAAGGTATCCCAGCGGGTGTTCCTGGCCTTCCTGGCCAACGGTGCCCTCGCCGGCCTCGCCGGAGTCCTCTACGCAAGCCGCTTCAACTCCGTGGGCGCCACCACCGGGTCCGGGATGGAACTGGACGTGGTGGCCGCCGCGGTAGTGGGCGGGGTGGCGATTTTCGGCGGAAGCGGGACGGTCGCCGGTGCAGCCCTGGGTGCCTTGCTGCTGACCACCATTACCAGTTCGCTGACCGCCCTTCGGGTGGACAAATTCTGGCAGCAGGCCATTGTGGGCATCCTGATCCTCACGGCCATCGTGATCGACCGCCTGGCCAGCCTGCGCACGGCCAGGAAACTGCGGATAAGCGAGGCACGGAATGTCTGA
- a CDS encoding ABC transporter permease, translating to MSETTTPSSTPAAPPVADSTKPLATEPKGRTGAARILASRDAVTIYALLAFLVFAAISIPRFASPVTTGFLLLDVIPVLLIAMPMTLIIVTGEIDLSVASTAGLSSALMGVLWAGGLDIWLVLAISLLAGVAAGMFNGFLIAVLGLPSLAVTIGTLALFRGLALVVIGDNAVANFPKPLTAFFTSKLGATGIPTVMIGVVLIVLFFGILLHFTPFGRGLYAMGYSKEAANFVGIKVARSKFWLYAASGAVSALAGIYWTLRYTSARSDNASGLELAVIAAVLLGGVSIFGGKGTIPGAVAGVLLIGSLNYALRLGRVSDVVLITVTGLLLIFSVVAPSIGAAVREWRHLRRVRQSFSRGTGAGASTDRVH from the coding sequence ATGTCTGAGACCACCACTCCCAGCAGCACCCCCGCGGCCCCGCCCGTCGCGGACAGCACCAAGCCGCTGGCCACCGAGCCAAAAGGACGCACCGGTGCCGCGCGCATCCTCGCCAGCCGCGACGCCGTCACCATCTACGCCCTTCTCGCGTTCCTGGTCTTCGCAGCGATCTCCATCCCGCGCTTCGCCTCGCCGGTCACCACCGGCTTCCTGCTGCTGGACGTCATCCCCGTCCTGCTCATCGCCATGCCGATGACGCTGATCATCGTCACCGGCGAGATCGACCTCTCGGTGGCGAGCACCGCGGGCCTAAGCAGCGCCCTGATGGGCGTCCTCTGGGCCGGCGGCTTGGACATCTGGCTGGTACTGGCCATCAGCCTGCTGGCAGGAGTAGCGGCCGGCATGTTCAACGGCTTCCTGATCGCTGTCCTGGGCCTGCCGTCCCTGGCCGTCACCATCGGTACGCTGGCGCTGTTCCGCGGACTGGCACTAGTGGTGATCGGGGACAACGCTGTAGCCAACTTCCCCAAGCCGCTGACTGCCTTCTTTACCTCCAAGCTCGGCGCCACCGGCATCCCCACCGTGATGATCGGCGTCGTCCTTATTGTGTTGTTTTTCGGAATCCTGCTCCATTTCACGCCCTTCGGGCGGGGGCTGTACGCGATGGGCTACAGCAAGGAAGCGGCCAACTTCGTGGGCATCAAGGTAGCCCGCAGCAAGTTCTGGCTTTATGCGGCCTCCGGTGCCGTATCTGCCCTGGCCGGGATCTATTGGACGCTGCGCTACACCAGCGCCCGCAGCGACAACGCGTCAGGGCTGGAACTGGCCGTCATCGCTGCCGTGCTGCTTGGCGGCGTCTCGATCTTCGGTGGCAAGGGCACCATTCCCGGTGCGGTAGCCGGCGTCCTGTTGATCGGCAGCCTGAACTATGCCCTGCGCCTGGGAAGGGTGTCCGACGTCGTCCTCATCACCGTCACCGGCCTGCTGCTCATCTTCTCCGTGGTGGCACCGAGCATCGGCGCCGCGGTCCGCGAATGGCGGCATCTCCGCAGGGTACGCCAGAGCTTCAGCCGGGGCACAGGCGCCGGCGCTTCAACTGACCGTGTCCATTGA
- the rhaS gene encoding rhamnose ABC transporter substrate-binding protein, producing MKNRKSPGRPPHLAPLVAITAAAALALTACGGGSGTSGETSAAVQDQKITFIPKQLNNPYTDVVLGGGKTGAKEAGFASSQVVGPLEGSASSQVSFINAETQAGTNVIVIAANDPDAVCTALGEARSGGAKIVAFDSDANPDCRDVFISQVVAKDVALIQTKLISEQIGGSGEIAILSATANATNQNEWIKFMEEDLASNPAYKDIKLVAKVYGDDDDTKSFQEAQGLLQAHPNLKGIISPTTVGIAATARYLSTSAYKGKVALTGLGLPNEMRPFVKDGTVKEFALWDPAQLGYVAAFAGKALVEGKITGKAGDKFTAGNLGDRTVEEGGKVIVGPPTVFNTGNIDKYNF from the coding sequence ATGAAGAACCGAAAAAGCCCCGGCCGGCCGCCTCACTTGGCCCCGCTCGTCGCCATCACGGCTGCTGCGGCGCTGGCCCTTACGGCATGCGGCGGCGGCTCCGGAACCTCGGGCGAGACGTCCGCCGCTGTGCAGGACCAGAAGATCACCTTCATCCCCAAACAGCTCAACAACCCCTACACGGACGTGGTCCTGGGTGGCGGCAAAACCGGTGCCAAGGAAGCAGGCTTCGCGTCCTCCCAGGTGGTCGGCCCCCTGGAGGGATCGGCGTCGAGCCAGGTGTCATTCATCAATGCTGAAACGCAGGCAGGAACAAACGTCATTGTCATCGCCGCCAATGATCCCGACGCCGTTTGCACGGCCCTGGGCGAGGCCCGCTCTGGCGGCGCCAAGATCGTGGCCTTCGATTCCGACGCCAACCCCGACTGCCGCGACGTGTTCATCAGCCAGGTGGTGGCCAAAGATGTGGCACTGATCCAGACCAAGCTGATCTCCGAGCAGATCGGCGGCTCCGGTGAGATCGCCATCCTCTCTGCCACGGCAAACGCCACCAACCAGAACGAGTGGATCAAGTTCATGGAGGAGGACCTGGCCTCCAATCCGGCTTACAAGGATATCAAGCTCGTGGCCAAGGTCTACGGCGACGACGACGACACCAAGTCCTTCCAGGAGGCCCAGGGCCTGTTGCAGGCACACCCCAATCTGAAAGGCATCATTTCGCCCACCACGGTGGGTATTGCCGCCACCGCCAGGTACCTCTCCACATCTGCCTACAAGGGCAAGGTTGCGCTGACCGGGCTGGGGTTGCCCAACGAGATGCGGCCGTTCGTCAAGGACGGAACGGTGAAGGAGTTCGCGCTCTGGGATCCAGCCCAGCTCGGCTACGTTGCAGCGTTCGCCGGGAAGGCGCTGGTTGAGGGAAAGATCACCGGAAAGGCCGGTGACAAGTTCACTGCCGGGAACCTCGGCGACCGGACTGTTGAGGAAGGCGGAAAGGTCATTGTGGGCCCGCCCACCGTCTTCAACACGGGCAACATCGACAAGTACAACTTCTAG
- a CDS encoding L-fucose/L-arabinose isomerase family protein: MLPTKNSAAALLEPHKRRPTRIGLVSGGLGAYWPQFPDLLPQLEESARYVTSRFREMDAEVIDAGFISDAAQALTAGEKLRQADCDLIVIFLATYLTSSMVLPVAQRSGSPVLVIDLQPTEAMDHANFDTGAWLAYCGQCPVPEVANVFRRAGIQFRSVSGHLKQDAAWERISQWVHAAGVRARLRNARHGLMGHLYPGMLDVATDLTTVSTTFGSHVEVLEFDDLRERVNAVTGDEVSERLALARELFVLDESVNEDDFAWGARVSVGLDRLVQDFDLDSVAYYHRGLAGEQHERLGAGMILGSSILTARGIPMAGEYELRTSIAMLTAQAIGAGGSFTEIQALNFFDNVVEMGHDGPAHLAVSAKDPLLRGLGIYHGKRGWGVSVEFDVRPGPVTTLALGQDPDGGYVFVTSEGAVVHGPLLAIGNTTSRVDFGGDPGLWVDLWSQTGTGHHWALCLGHRAADIKAAASLVGIPHRHVSLAHGA; encoded by the coding sequence ATGCTGCCCACCAAGAATTCTGCTGCTGCCTTGCTGGAACCCCACAAGCGCCGGCCCACCCGGATCGGCCTGGTGTCCGGGGGGCTGGGGGCCTACTGGCCTCAGTTTCCGGACCTCCTGCCGCAGCTGGAGGAATCGGCCCGGTACGTCACCTCACGCTTTCGGGAAATGGACGCCGAGGTCATCGATGCGGGGTTCATCTCTGATGCCGCCCAAGCCCTGACAGCGGGAGAAAAGCTGCGGCAGGCCGACTGCGACCTCATCGTCATCTTTTTGGCCACCTACCTGACGTCCTCCATGGTCCTGCCCGTGGCACAGCGTTCCGGCAGCCCGGTGCTGGTCATCGATCTCCAGCCCACCGAAGCGATGGACCACGCGAATTTCGATACCGGAGCCTGGCTGGCCTACTGTGGCCAATGCCCCGTGCCCGAGGTAGCCAATGTCTTCCGCCGGGCGGGCATCCAGTTCCGGTCCGTCTCCGGCCACCTGAAACAGGACGCCGCCTGGGAACGGATCAGCCAGTGGGTCCACGCCGCCGGCGTCCGCGCCCGTCTCCGCAACGCCCGCCATGGCCTCATGGGCCACCTTTACCCGGGCATGCTTGACGTTGCCACCGATCTGACCACCGTGTCCACCACGTTCGGGTCCCACGTAGAGGTGCTTGAGTTCGATGACCTGCGCGAGCGCGTCAACGCCGTCACCGGGGATGAGGTGTCCGAGCGGCTGGCCCTGGCCAGGGAGCTGTTTGTGCTCGATGAGTCCGTGAACGAGGACGACTTCGCCTGGGGTGCCAGGGTCTCGGTGGGCCTGGACCGGCTCGTGCAGGACTTCGACCTGGACTCGGTGGCCTACTACCACCGCGGCCTGGCGGGAGAGCAGCACGAGCGGCTGGGCGCCGGGATGATCCTGGGCTCGTCCATCCTCACAGCGCGTGGAATTCCCATGGCGGGGGAGTATGAGCTGCGGACCTCCATTGCCATGCTGACTGCCCAGGCCATCGGCGCGGGAGGCTCCTTCACCGAAATCCAGGCCCTGAACTTCTTTGACAACGTGGTGGAGATGGGCCATGACGGGCCGGCGCATCTCGCGGTCTCGGCGAAGGACCCGCTGCTGCGCGGACTGGGTATCTATCACGGCAAACGGGGTTGGGGAGTGTCCGTGGAATTCGACGTCCGGCCCGGACCGGTCACCACCCTCGCCCTGGGCCAGGACCCGGACGGCGGCTACGTATTTGTCACCTCCGAAGGAGCGGTGGTGCATGGCCCCCTGCTGGCCATCGGGAACACTACGTCACGCGTGGATTTCGGCGGCGATCCCGGCCTTTGGGTGGACCTCTGGAGCCAAACCGGAACCGGCCACCACTGGGCTCTGTGCCTGGGGCACCGGGCGGCCGACATCAAGGCCGCGGCATCACTGGTGGGCATCCCACACCGACACGTTTCACTCGCACACGGAGCCTGA
- a CDS encoding PRC and DUF2382 domain-containing protein — protein sequence MLNRENIESLLTKGGNVIGSDGEKIGSIGQLYADDDTGEPTWVTVKTGLFGTSQSFVPVEGAHDQGGDLVVPYTKDHVKDAPRVDVDGHLTPEEEDRLYTYYERGARTYSDTRGDVDLQGDADLNAGTPNTGAAGYASGRETVGHDTSGPTTDDAMTRSEERLHVGTEREAAGRARLRKYVTTENVTKTVPVRREEVRLEREPITDANRGAALSGPDISEEEHEVILHEERPVVEKETVPVERVRLDKDVVQDDVTVNEEVRKEHIDADGVDGNQRR from the coding sequence ATGCTTAACAGGGAAAACATCGAAAGCCTGCTCACCAAGGGCGGCAACGTCATCGGTTCCGACGGCGAGAAGATCGGCTCAATCGGCCAGCTCTACGCGGACGACGACACGGGCGAGCCCACATGGGTCACGGTCAAGACCGGTCTCTTCGGCACTTCCCAGTCCTTCGTGCCTGTCGAAGGTGCACACGACCAGGGCGGTGACCTGGTGGTCCCCTACACCAAGGACCACGTCAAGGACGCCCCCCGCGTAGATGTGGACGGACACCTCACCCCCGAGGAAGAAGACCGGCTCTACACCTACTACGAGCGCGGTGCCCGGACGTACTCCGACACCCGGGGCGACGTGGACCTGCAGGGTGACGCGGACCTTAACGCCGGCACTCCGAACACCGGTGCCGCCGGTTACGCTTCTGGCCGTGAAACCGTTGGCCACGATACCTCCGGCCCCACCACCGACGACGCCATGACCCGCTCGGAGGAGCGGCTCCACGTTGGCACCGAACGCGAGGCCGCTGGCCGCGCCAGGCTCCGGAAGTACGTCACCACCGAAAACGTCACCAAGACGGTTCCGGTGCGGCGTGAAGAGGTCCGCCTGGAGCGGGAGCCCATCACTGATGCGAACCGCGGTGCTGCCCTGAGCGGGCCGGACATCAGCGAGGAAGAACATGAGGTGATTCTGCACGAGGAGCGCCCCGTGGTGGAGAAGGAAACTGTCCCCGTGGAGCGGGTCCGCCTGGACAAGGACGTGGTCCAGGACGACGTCACCGTCAATGAGGAAGTGCGCAAGGAGCACATCGACGCCGACGGCGTCGACGGCAACCAGCGCCGCTGA
- a CDS encoding DUF4383 domain-containing protein, with translation MTTASPHAHGVHFGRADVQNAGMGVGIVLMLVGVLGFIPGVTTQYSELMFLGPASHAVFLGLFQVSMLLNIVQLAIGATGLAMSRTEHGARNFLLGAGALYVVLAIFGLIVGVDSAANFLSLNMMDNWTHLALGVVMVAAGWLFSRNMASDRA, from the coding sequence ATGACTACCGCATCCCCACATGCACACGGCGTTCACTTTGGGCGGGCAGACGTCCAAAACGCTGGCATGGGAGTGGGAATTGTTTTGATGCTGGTGGGTGTCCTGGGCTTTATCCCGGGCGTCACCACCCAATACAGCGAACTAATGTTCCTCGGACCGGCTTCGCATGCCGTGTTCCTTGGTTTGTTCCAGGTATCCATGCTGCTCAACATTGTGCAGCTGGCCATTGGCGCAACGGGTCTGGCCATGTCACGCACCGAGCATGGCGCCCGTAATTTCCTTCTCGGAGCAGGCGCACTGTATGTCGTCCTGGCCATCTTCGGGCTCATTGTCGGTGTTGATTCGGCGGCCAATTTCCTCTCGCTGAACATGATGGACAACTGGACCCACCTGGCACTGGGCGTCGTGATGGTTGCTGCTGGCTGGCTGTTCTCCAGGAACATGGCGTCCGACAGGGCATAG
- a CDS encoding cell division protein PerM: MKLRADQTGDRGLPMPLWLQGALETAQAAIISALVVIAPVLAVWATAGFHDGAVEFLARLAGQSWLLVHGVPLELKAAGSTGGASSGSGLLTLIPLGLTLIPFLLAWRAGRRLARASYTDQLWQALLGSWLVYAAFGAATGFVCRTPDVVINPWHAMFIPLIPYALGMVIGARREAGSWSRLIGVDAVDWLSRTSQHSRWAGSYLGSAAKAGSVAVLSALALAALLLAVDLFIHWNLVVAVYEALDAGAVGGAALTIAQLGFLPNLVVFALAWASGSGFAMGVGSQVGPLGTAVGPLPSIPVLAAIPAGPQDYAFVALIVPVLAGVLAGWWFLREGENHFDEWLSIKVRVRWFSATVSTLVLGVLCGLAAGLLTAGLAWVARGSAGIGRLTAIGPDPLWTGVWVAVEAAAGVVIGYAAGPWLEREQAAEEEDAELVR; encoded by the coding sequence ATGAAACTGCGCGCTGATCAGACCGGAGACCGTGGCCTTCCCATGCCCTTGTGGCTGCAGGGTGCCCTCGAAACGGCCCAGGCAGCCATCATCTCGGCATTGGTGGTGATCGCTCCGGTCCTGGCGGTGTGGGCTACGGCCGGATTCCACGACGGCGCCGTCGAGTTCCTGGCGCGCCTGGCCGGGCAGTCCTGGCTGCTGGTCCATGGGGTGCCGCTGGAACTTAAGGCCGCCGGCTCCACGGGCGGGGCCAGCTCCGGGTCCGGGCTGCTCACGCTGATTCCCCTTGGCCTTACCCTGATCCCGTTCCTGCTCGCCTGGCGGGCAGGGCGCCGGCTGGCCCGGGCCTCCTATACAGACCAGCTATGGCAGGCACTCCTCGGTTCCTGGCTGGTGTACGCGGCCTTCGGGGCGGCAACGGGCTTCGTCTGCCGCACGCCCGACGTCGTCATCAACCCCTGGCATGCCATGTTCATCCCACTCATTCCCTATGCCCTGGGCATGGTGATCGGCGCACGCCGCGAGGCAGGCTCCTGGAGCAGGCTGATCGGCGTCGACGCCGTGGACTGGCTCTCCCGCACCAGCCAGCATTCGCGCTGGGCGGGGTCCTACCTCGGCTCCGCCGCAAAGGCCGGTTCTGTGGCGGTGCTGTCAGCCCTGGCGCTCGCCGCGCTGCTGCTGGCCGTTGACCTGTTCATTCACTGGAACCTCGTGGTTGCGGTCTATGAAGCGCTCGACGCCGGGGCGGTGGGAGGTGCCGCCCTCACCATCGCGCAGCTGGGCTTCCTGCCCAATCTCGTGGTGTTTGCCCTGGCCTGGGCGTCGGGTTCAGGTTTTGCCATGGGCGTCGGATCCCAGGTGGGCCCGCTGGGCACCGCCGTGGGTCCGCTGCCTTCCATCCCGGTGCTGGCCGCCATCCCGGCCGGGCCCCAGGATTATGCCTTCGTTGCCTTGATCGTCCCGGTCCTCGCGGGTGTGCTGGCCGGCTGGTGGTTCCTCCGTGAAGGCGAAAACCACTTCGACGAGTGGCTCTCGATCAAAGTCCGGGTCCGCTGGTTCAGTGCCACGGTTTCCACCCTGGTGCTCGGGGTGCTGTGCGGCCTGGCTGCCGGGTTGCTCACCGCCGGCCTGGCATGGGTGGCGCGCGGATCGGCAGGGATCGGACGCCTGACGGCGATTGGTCCTGACCCGCTGTGGACGGGAGTCTGGGTGGCTGTGGAAGCTGCTGCCGGCGTCGTGATTGGCTACGCGGCCGGGCCTTGGCTGGAACGTGAGCAAGCCGCGGAGGAAGAGGACGCGGAGCTGGTCCGGTAG
- the purN gene encoding phosphoribosylglycinamide formyltransferase, with the protein MRIVVLVSGTGSNLQAVIDAVKAGDLDVEIAAVGADRPGTYGVERSADAGIPTFVVDFKAFADRADWNAALTEAVAAFEPDVVVSSGFMRIVSPGFIDALNGRYLNTHPALLPAFPGAHGVRDAMAYGVKVTGCTVHWADAGVDTGPIIAQEAVAIEESDTEETLHERIKVVERRLLVSTLASLAAAHRAQLAT; encoded by the coding sequence ATGCGCATCGTAGTCCTCGTTTCCGGAACCGGGTCCAACCTCCAGGCAGTTATTGACGCGGTGAAGGCAGGGGACCTCGACGTCGAAATCGCCGCGGTGGGGGCCGACCGCCCGGGGACCTACGGGGTGGAACGGTCTGCCGACGCGGGCATCCCCACGTTTGTTGTGGACTTCAAGGCCTTCGCTGACCGGGCTGATTGGAACGCTGCCCTGACTGAGGCCGTTGCCGCGTTTGAGCCGGATGTGGTGGTCTCCTCAGGTTTTATGCGGATCGTGAGCCCGGGATTCATCGACGCTTTAAACGGCAGGTACCTGAACACCCACCCCGCTTTGCTTCCGGCTTTCCCGGGCGCGCACGGTGTCCGGGATGCGATGGCGTATGGCGTGAAGGTCACCGGCTGCACTGTCCATTGGGCGGATGCCGGCGTGGACACCGGTCCCATCATCGCCCAGGAAGCCGTGGCCATCGAGGAGTCCGACACCGAGGAGACCCTGCACGAGCGCATCAAGGTGGTGGAGCGCCGGCTGCTGGTGTCCACCCTGGCATCCCTCGCCGCCGCCCACCGCGCGCAGCTCGCCACCTAA
- a CDS encoding endonuclease domain-containing protein: protein MKVPSRLPEQLASLPFTFQEALDAGISRRRLRHRGLQRPSRGVRVPDAYNQDDLAPGIRPYTLVTDFAAASHASAFLLWQFPGFLPGSNEPLLHVSRPDTVSIMRRPGVKGHRGQFFDDEIVSHHGLLVTSRTRTWLDCSRKMSIEELTVVADHLLRIPRPDFEGRSEPYASREDLAEMLDRHKGTPGIQKARLAFDLARVGSDSAPETRLRLALEDAGLPEPLLNVPTELRPGVVRQPDLSYPEQKVAVEYDGAGHSETEQVVRDIAREEDFGRAGWVLVRISKRHMQNNAGLAVAKVRRALLLRGWSRE, encoded by the coding sequence ATGAAGGTTCCAAGCCGACTACCCGAACAATTGGCTTCCCTGCCGTTCACCTTCCAGGAAGCGCTCGACGCCGGGATCAGCCGACGCCGGCTCCGTCACCGAGGCTTGCAGCGGCCAAGCAGGGGAGTGCGGGTGCCGGACGCGTACAACCAGGACGATCTCGCCCCTGGCATCCGGCCCTACACCTTGGTCACCGATTTTGCCGCAGCTTCGCATGCATCCGCCTTTCTGCTGTGGCAGTTTCCCGGATTCCTGCCGGGCAGCAACGAACCGCTGCTTCACGTCTCCCGTCCTGACACCGTTTCCATCATGCGCCGACCCGGGGTGAAAGGACACCGCGGGCAGTTCTTCGACGACGAGATAGTCAGCCATCACGGCCTACTGGTCACTTCCCGGACCCGCACGTGGCTGGATTGTTCCCGCAAGATGAGCATCGAAGAGTTGACGGTCGTCGCGGATCATCTGCTACGGATTCCGCGGCCCGACTTTGAGGGAAGGTCCGAGCCCTACGCATCGCGGGAGGACCTCGCCGAGATGCTCGACCGGCATAAGGGGACTCCCGGCATACAGAAGGCGCGCTTGGCCTTTGACCTGGCGAGAGTGGGATCGGACTCTGCTCCTGAAACCAGGCTGCGGCTTGCGCTGGAAGACGCCGGCCTGCCGGAACCTCTGCTGAACGTGCCCACCGAGCTGCGTCCCGGCGTCGTACGCCAACCTGACCTAAGCTATCCCGAACAGAAGGTAGCCGTGGAATACGATGGCGCGGGACACTCCGAGACGGAGCAGGTGGTCCGCGACATTGCCCGCGAAGAGGACTTCGGCCGCGCCGGATGGGTGCTGGTTCGAATCTCCAAACGGCACATGCAAAACAATGCCGGGCTCGCTGTAGCGAAAGTGAGACGGGCATTGCTGCTCCGAGGCTGGTCCCGAGAATGA
- a CDS encoding MFS transporter, translating to MNTYTTVPSGEQVVQELPWRWKVQGRIFVIGGLGFMFDAWDVTLNGILIPLLSTHWALSPGDVAWVGTANLIGMALGAFVWGTIADTIGRRKAFTATLLIFSLFTVLGAFSPDFILFCLFRFMAGFGLGGCIPVDYALVGEFTPRKQRGKVLTAMDGWWPVGAALAGFVSAGLVALYGDWRLTMLVMVLPALLVFWVRRSVPESPLFLIRKGRREEAARVIDDLVAATGAEPRAYSLPDTREVPRLSAGSAWHQLRLVWQFNWKITAAAWSLFFTILLVYYLSLTWMPRILIGAGFAEYKAFVTTASMAAVGLLGVIVAALLVERVGRKWILAITGPLSALTLVIVAIVVDIPTAAVFWLLVFGFVVQVAIPVLYAYVSELYPTELRGTGFGWASTFSRLGAGFGPLIFANYFWPELGLAISFALAGGLVLLAVLWMAFFSPETRQRRLD from the coding sequence ATGAATACTTACACCACTGTGCCGAGCGGCGAGCAGGTGGTCCAGGAACTGCCATGGCGATGGAAAGTCCAGGGCAGGATTTTCGTGATCGGCGGCCTCGGTTTTATGTTCGATGCCTGGGATGTGACCCTGAACGGCATCCTCATTCCGCTGCTCTCCACGCACTGGGCCCTGTCCCCGGGCGACGTTGCGTGGGTGGGAACGGCCAACCTGATCGGCATGGCCCTGGGCGCTTTTGTGTGGGGAACCATCGCGGACACCATCGGGCGCAGGAAGGCCTTCACGGCCACCCTGCTGATCTTCTCCCTCTTCACCGTGCTGGGCGCCTTCTCCCCCGACTTCATCTTGTTCTGCCTGTTCCGGTTCATGGCCGGCTTCGGCCTGGGCGGCTGCATTCCTGTGGACTACGCGCTGGTGGGTGAGTTCACTCCCCGCAAGCAGCGCGGCAAGGTCCTGACGGCAATGGACGGCTGGTGGCCGGTGGGTGCCGCCCTGGCCGGTTTTGTCTCCGCCGGGCTCGTCGCGCTGTACGGAGACTGGCGGCTGACCATGCTGGTGATGGTGTTGCCTGCGCTGCTGGTGTTCTGGGTCCGCCGGAGCGTTCCGGAGTCCCCGCTGTTCCTGATCCGCAAGGGCCGGCGTGAGGAAGCAGCCAGGGTCATTGACGATCTGGTGGCGGCAACGGGGGCGGAACCGCGCGCCTACAGCCTGCCCGACACCAGGGAAGTGCCCAGGCTTTCCGCCGGCAGCGCCTGGCATCAGCTGCGCCTCGTGTGGCAGTTCAACTGGAAGATCACGGCCGCGGCCTGGTCCCTGTTCTTCACCATCCTGCTGGTCTACTACCTGTCGCTGACGTGGATGCCACGGATCCTGATCGGCGCAGGATTCGCCGAGTACAAGGCGTTTGTCACTACGGCGTCCATGGCCGCCGTCGGGCTTTTAGGCGTTATTGTTGCGGCCCTGCTGGTGGAGCGGGTCGGCCGCAAATGGATCCTCGCCATCACCGGTCCGCTGTCAGCGCTGACCCTGGTGATCGTTGCGATCGTGGTGGACATCCCCACGGCGGCGGTGTTCTGGCTTCTGGTGTTCGGCTTCGTGGTGCAGGTGGCCATCCCGGTCCTCTACGCCTACGTTTCCGAGCTCTACCCCACCGAGTTGCGCGGTACCGGTTTCGGCTGGGCGTCCACGTTCTCCCGGCTGGGTGCCGGCTTTGGCCCGCTCATTTTCGCGAACTACTTCTGGCCCGAGCTGGGCCTGGCCATCTCCTTCGCCCTGGCCGGAGGGCTGGTGCTGCTTGCCGTGCTGTGGATGGCGTTCTTCTCCCCCGAGACCAGGCAACGCCGCCTCGACTAG